In the genome of Palaemon carinicauda isolate YSFRI2023 chromosome 20, ASM3689809v2, whole genome shotgun sequence, one region contains:
- the LOC137659719 gene encoding SCAN domain-containing protein 3-like, with protein sequence MTLLGSMPDAECTFREEISTHLLAVNDAIKSYFPGLNDRCTDAWIYRPFSVKDSAISDTDVAAKVEFYQIREDSQLKVDFAEQVLPTFWAKVKDYSPILSMHALTMLIQSPSTYRCEVGFLAMVALKTKARNILVIDADKRCCLSNTGPRFERLMAAKQFQPSH encoded by the coding sequence ATGACTCTCCTGGGTTCAATGCCAGATGCTGAATGTACTTTCCGTGAGGAGATCTCCACTCATCTTTTGGCAGTAAATGACGCCATCAAAAGTTACTTTCCAGGACTAAACGACCGCTGTACTGATGCGTGGATCTATAGACCCTTTTCAGTAAAGGATAGTGCCATCAGTGATACTGATGTTGCTGCTAaggtagaattttatcaaattcgtgAGGATTCTCAGCTTAAAGTCGATTTTGCTGAACAAGTGCTCccaacattttgggcaaaagtGAAGGACTACAGTCCTATTCTCTCGATGCATGCATTAACCATGTTGATTCAGTCCCCGTCAACCTACCGGTGCGAGGTTGGATTCTTAGCAATGGTTGCACTGAAAACGAAGGCACGCAATATACTTGTCATCGATGCTGACAAGAGGTGTTGCCTATCGAACACTGGTCCTCGCTTTGAAAGACTTAtggctgcaaaacaatttcaaccatcacactga